The Xiphophorus couchianus chromosome 6, X_couchianus-1.0, whole genome shotgun sequence genomic interval tgcAACATGCTGTgtgtaaagaaaaactgaaactgcatCATCTTGAACACACTATCCCTCGATGGCAATATAATACCATGagaattattttcttcagcagggatgGGGAAAGCTGGCCCTGTTTGGGTGGGAACATAGATGGTGCTACATACAGGTCTATCCTAGAGATTGGGGGGTTAGAGGTTATAAAAAACTTTCAGCAGCACAAGAACCTTAAAAATATAGACAGAAATACAGtgttttagatcaaagcactttaatgtgtttaaatggCATAgtcaaaaccccaaaataaatcaaactgggACTctggaaaactttgaaaacttattttcaaaGGTCTTCTCCATCCAGTTGGAGTGTCTGATCTGAGAcactttgcaaatattttacttccaCTATACAATTCTGCAATACTCAATCATACCGAATCCTTCTAAAATGCATTCAGGTTTGTGGTCAGATGACaaaaatttgttaaagttcAAAGTTTTTCCAAAGGTCATATAATAAAAGATTATTGGCACAAgtacagaaaacacacagagaaaagtgggaggaaaaaaatgataaagcaatttaaaattaaactgctatcataaaacatttatttccaaattaaagtGGGAGAGAGGCTGTAACTTATGAGTGATTATGCTGTTTGAATTCAATTACCCGGGGGTCAATTTGTCATTCCTGTTTTTATAACCTGGAGTGCATAATTGTTTTTCACTTGTAGCATCCCTGAGAGTCTGGAAAAGGCCTGGAGATGTTGTGGAAGGCCCACTGCAACAGGCCGTCAATTGAGTTCTGCTGCCAtagaaagagcagaagaaaaagaaagatgagaTGTTGCGAGCACATATccttttgtcatttcaaaatgcaaaatgatgtGTTCTTCAAGATTAACTGAACTGAACGGCAAATGTAGCCAGTTAATACCCGAGTCTAACATTCATCCCCAGTCAATTCAGCtgttatgtaaataataaatcattacTAAAGTTCAAGTCAAATCAGAATATACTTAAAGTACAGCAGAAATAAAGCATCAATCAGAGAAGATAATGACTTCATTTTTGCATCATTTGATATGTACCACCCTTACATCTTCCAAGATGGAGTCCAGTTCGTCCTTATTGACGACTGGTTCAGAGAAGGAAGTGCTCTGATCTTGACTGAATGAGTTCTGGACTGAAGGTGCAAGCTAAACACAAACCAGAAAGAGTACAATGATTACAATGCAGCATGTGCAGGCGTTTCTTCtcctttgtttctgttgtaAAGGTCTGTAGACACACCTGCATGCCTCTGGGCTCGGTTTCTTTCTCTGCAGAGCTGCCCCATGGTCTAGAACAGGACAAGCAGACAGATCTTCCCCTTTGAAGCACAAACACATCGCAAGTGACTCAGACTGAAGAGTATCAGGTTTCCTTCGATCAATGTGTAATTTGAGCATTGCAGACAGGCAGCTTCAAACTGTTCTAAATCACCAAGCTAAACACAGTTCCAAAATTATTACACATTTTAGTACATCAAGGTCTATGTAAAACTGGTTCGGATGATTTGATtgatgttcattttaaaaccaagGCCAATATCAAGAAGGTAGTGCAACAAAAGTATAGGACATCTATCTTTCATTTATAATTAACATCATTTTCTGAAAGTGCTGACCCTGAGTTACTTCTGCAAAAAGCCATTCGTAATCCATTAGCCAGCACTTGGGAATTGACTCTACAAACACACTCTTAATGCAATACTGGTATGGCTGATCAATACTAGCCTGACAGAGAGGGAGCTAAAAGAAATTTGCTCTGCACAGTACCGATTAATGGTTCTGAAAAATTAGGGACACGATCCCATTATGGGGCACGAAACACCAAATAAGGGATCTGAACATGTGATCAGGAatcaaaagaacatttagatATTATTGCTATCAGTGTATTTTGGCTTGAGTTATAAGAAGAAACAAACTATGGTTGCTATACATCACCCTATGGTATTATCTCatactgaaaatataaattaatccAAACATTTATTGGGAGACATTTATACAAAAGGCCCTTGTGttattacattgttttaaataaaatcttgggTGCCACACTGATTGGCCCCTACAATCATTTCTTAAAGAAGcatttttgaaacatatttacCTTCAGTGCACAAACATGTCTACAAACCTTCAATTAATTATCTAAGATGTCCTGTTTTCCTTTATAATTCAATAACATATGATACAGAcctatgtttttgttgttccatATTTAAAGCAACTGGTTACACTGGATTTAACTTAATGGTATTAAAGTAAAGTTTTGCAACATGGCAAAATAAGAAGAAGTTCAAGGCTCTGTACATCATAataacttttgtatttttaattcaacatatttctCATGTCACTGATAAAAAAAGTGGTTGTCTTACTTGGAAAAGTGGCAATGTGCATGAAAATGCTTTAAACACTGAAGGCAGTGAGTCAGATCTCCCCCAAGGTGACAAACACCACACACCTCCCTCAGGGCGACCATCTCTCCGCCTGAGCACTGGACACACAGTTCACATTTATAACAAGCAAGAAGCAGCAGAAAGGGTAAAGAAGATCCAAAGATGGAGGAAAGATGAAGTAAAGCGCCTCACCTGGTTTTTGCCATTCGATGCTTTGATAGAGGCTGTGACACTCGTGACGGAGGATGATAAAGTGGGGTAGAAAGAGTTGTCTAAGATGGAGTTAGTGTTGTTTATGCTGGTTTGCTGAGGCTGAGTGGGGAGAACCTGAATTGAAGAACAGAGCATCGCCTTTAAGTAAAGCACTAGATTAAAGTGGATACTTACACACTGACAGAATCGtgattttggaatattttaaatataatcatCGGCGATAATGAAAAATAGTCCCTTATTTATATAAAGTCTACCCATATTCTTTTCAGACAGTGTTAAATGTTATATTACAATGAAAGGCTTTATATACACACCTGGACAAGCTGTAGAGCATTTTCTTGTTTCACTCTAAGCCCATAGCACCACTCACACTGCCAAGAGCCACTGTTAatcacaaaatgcattttacttttaaaagacTTTAATCAAATGTCTATTATCTAAAAGCTTCTCACATTTACCTCTGTAACTGTTTACCTCGGTATGGAAGTGAGTGGGGGGTTGAGGCAGGTCAGATGAAAGGCTCGAGGACAGCCGTCACAGCAAATCAACTCCCCTCCATCCTTACACAGCGCACACTCATCATCATTAGAGTGTATCTATAcacaccaacaaacacacacagctgagatcagatgagaaataaaacagcacCGTTCATTTAAGCACCACTGACGACATTGATGGCTTACTATTATTGGGTTTGCCTCCCCCTGGTGGGTAAACCTGGCACTCGCAGATTTGGACTTTTCGTGGGACTTCTCTGCTAAACTGTACGAGTGAAAACCTTCAGCACCTTTGATGCACTTTCTGACGGAGCCTGTTTCAAGACAATACTGTTTGCCTCAAATATCTTCTcatgtagacagaaaaaaacagcacatcTTGCTACCAAtttctcacataaaaaaaaaacatgtgaccAAATGGTAAGGTCTCCCAATGCTATTAAGCAGTttaatcaaagtttaaaaagtaacaatGTCAGTTTTTCAAAGTCTTACCATCCAGTGCAGTACGCTCCTGtttgatttgtgtgttttcttttttgtcctgGCTGAAAGGAAGAtctgaagaggaggaagatgaagaagaggaaagGGCTACGCCTCTCTGAACAGAGGAAGATACCACCTGCAGAGCTGTAGCAGAATTCTGATATATTTCtaacatgaaataaaagcaatgcAGGTTCATTTTAGTCAATAATATATTGTATTACTGTTTCCAGATGGTAGTTGCAGTGCTCGCGCTTCACTCTTCACTCTGTACAACTTGACTTTACTCACTGGTACAAGAGTAGAAAATCTAAGTTACGGTAAGCTAAATTTGTCAATAAACTTACTGGAAAAATGCTGTTggattaaaaactgatttggaagAAAGTAAGACGACCTGTTCCATCGCTTGTCTTAGCATGATACTCTGAATGCTGAACATTTGCTCCCTTGTCTTCATGGCTCCTCTTCTTGCTGTGAGAAGCTTTAACTCCTCCATAagatttgttttcagctttgGACCGCGGAGCATCCGGTCCTAAACGAACAGAATCAGCAGAATGAATGAATCGGTTAAAGTCAAATGAGGTCAAGACAAGACTTTTATAAGAAGGAAATGCTTTCAAGGAAATTGGACTTCACAGACTGGTATTCAGGTTAGCGAGAAGTGCCTTTAGCTTGGGGTAGCTGTCCATGTTGTAGTCCTTGGATAGGTTGCTCCAGAAAGCCTGGAGAGTTGATCTGCTCTGCTCCAACAGCCACGAAAGGAGGGAGTACATGGCTTTGTGAATCCCCTCGCTCCCTTCCTTCTTAAGAGTATcctagagaaaacaaaatgctctaGTGTGTGGGTTTCAAAACACTGCATGACAGATGTACAGATTAATGTGACGGACAGAGCTGTCCCGTGAAAATCTAAAGCAAACAACTGAATGTAGTTATCCACAAACATAGATAGgtttttaaagaatttcacCTCTAAATAAAAGTTTGGACATACATTCCTGTTGCTTACCTGCAGCTGTTGTTCTGTGATTATGTTTTTGTCTGCCAAGCCATACACAATAGGAAAAGGGTCATCCACCGCCATCGCTATGTCAGTACGCAACTCGCGCAGCAGAGAGCGAAGGTTGGCGTCCCTAAACACCTCCACTCTGGACATGATCTGCTTCAAGTGAAAACGAGAACTTCAATGAGGAGCCGACCAGGCCGGAGATTGTACATTCACCCCTCTGGAAGAGGCGTGTCCTATTCAAGGGGTGACATTTTGACAGGTGCGCCATTCAAGAACACCAGGAAATATTATGCATTGTAGactattttccattttcctgtAAAAGtatgtttcatttctgttttagatacacatttatttgtcacggttgaaataaaattgacatCCTTATGAGACTACAGACCTGGTGTACCAGAAGAAGACCAGTCCTCAGACCGCTGAGGAGTTTTATTTGTCCACCAACGACACCAACAACCTTCATCCAGGGGAATACCTGTCCTCTTACACCAGGAGAGCACGGTGAGGCAGCACGCTGTTTTACAATGACAGTTTTCCTCCTAAAAGGTTCTTTCCATCTCAACTTCCCCTCCACTATCAGGTTTGCAGACTCTGAGTCACCACAGAGAGCTCAGCATTAGCGTCATAATTATCACTTTCCAGTGAACTGGAAACAGCAAATCAAAACTGTAAACAATTAGCAGATGGATTACATGACCGGTTGGCTGCTATGCTCATGGTCCAGCTGTTGCTCATCATTTAGGAGCTGGAgagtactttattttttctcaaacaagacaaaaaatgcCTGTTGTAGATTTGTTTATGTTGATATGTGGGGTGAGGAACATTAAGTTCAGTAGGTGATAGAGTAAAGCCTAATCTTTGTGTATCAcagtaatttgtttatttaatataactttCTAATGTTCACCTTGGTGATTTTTTAAAGGGTTGTAACAGGTTTCCTTTATTGTCTGAGATAAGTTATTTTGAATCATATCCATCCAAAAGTGAAGCTGCCtgtggattctttttttttttttgaagtggaaaaaaatatttaaaaatatcttaaatgaaTTCCTATGTGTCACAAAATACCTActacttttcagcaagattacAATTGCAAAAGTTGGACATTCTCTGATTGTGTTGGATACAATGTCATTGTACTGGAGTATTGGACTGTTTTAGATGGATAAAGCtagaaagcattttttaaaaacccattgaaatgtttttgggtttttttttgtaatgtgaaattacaacaaattgACCAGAATTTGGttgaattcaattcaatttaactGCATTGGACTAAATCAAATTACAGTTTACTTGAAGGAATATAAATTGAGTTGAATGAGTATAACTGAAATGAACTGTGTCAAGATGCATTGTTCTAGATTTCAACTGAATGAAATGAAGTCAAAATGCAAGAATTTGTACCAAAATTAGTTGAGCTGAGgtgcattgaaaaaaataaaccaaactaaGCTGAATTTCATTGGAATGCATGAAACTGACATGAATCCAGTTGCATTTAATAGCTGTTCTTTGTTGAACTGAACTTACCAGATATGAgttgaaacatgaaaataagaCTATTAGATTAAttggttatttt includes:
- the aire gene encoding autoimmune regulator, encoding MSRVEVFRDANLRSLLRELRTDIAMAVDDPFPIVYGLADKNIITEQQLQDTLKKEGSEGIHKAMYSLLSWLLEQSRSTLQAFWSNLSKDYNMDSYPKLKALLANLNTRPDAPRSKAENKSYGGVKASHSKKRSHEDKGANVQHSEYHAKTSDGTVSKVKLYRVKSEARALQLPSGNTLQVVSSSVQRGVALSSSSSSSSSDLPFSQDKKENTQIKQERTALDGSVRKCIKGAEGFHSYSLAEKSHEKSKSASARFTHQGEANPIIIHSNDDECALCKDGGELICCDGCPRAFHLTCLNPPLTSIPSGSWQCEWCYGLRVKQENALQLVQVLPTQPQQTSINNTNSILDNSFYPTLSSSVTSVTASIKASNGKNQCSGGEMVALREVCGVCHLGGDLTHCLQCLKHFHAHCHFSKGRSVCLSCSRPWGSSAEKETEPRGMQLAPSVQNSFSQDQSTSFSEPVVNKDELDSILEDQNSIDGLLQWAFHNISRPFPDSQGCYK